A window of Punica granatum isolate Tunisia-2019 chromosome 8, ASM765513v2, whole genome shotgun sequence genomic DNA:
gaaaaattaactCAGAACACTATATCTATAGTATTATAAAGCTCGATGTGAGTCTTTCGTCTTTCACTTTCCGAAATGATCATTAGAAAAATAAGACTAATTAACTACATGATTAAGGTacaatttcaatatttctcaataactttcaatttttctatattctcCCTCCCCTCCCCCTTTTCATCCTCCCTCTCCTCCTTACTTATTGTTACTTATTGTAACTGTCAAAGTTGAAACAACTTTACCCCTTagtcctctctctcctctttacCCCTTagtcctctctctcctccttaCATATTGTAACCGTCAAAGGAAAAATAACTTTACTTCTTAATGGACTGATCAattcgactgaattagtcgaaattcaattcaatttcgGATATAAAagtttcaccaaaaaaaaagaattattttttataatttttatattgtcttatatataacaaaaattcaaaaaagaatttgaTACTGCTCGAGAATTCGAATTTGCTAACtcgatatatattatatgcgCGGCCAATTCGCCCCACCCCCTTCCTCTCAATTGGTTAAactctcctctccctccctaCAACTTCAAACCTGCAGGGGACCTTAACTATAGAAGCCGTCGAACGATAAGCTACAAAGAGGAAAATATCCCTGCATCTCTTCTTTTGCTATGAACAAAAAAAGGGTCGATTTTCCAGTCCGTGTTCGATCACCCAGTCCAACACTGTCTTCATAACACTGCCCCCTCACACCGTGACAATTTGGCCAAGACTTTAGAATATTGGATCTTGGCATTTTCCTATACTTGAAGACCATAATTATGCCGGGAATCAACCGGAGCGAGCCAACCTGTTTTCTGTAATGGGACTGAAATGTCCGAAACTAATATTGCAAGGGCAATCCCACTATATAAAGCCAGTGATAAAGCATCAAGAACGGAACAAAAGCTTTCCCTGTATTTCCTTTCGTAGTTTCTCACAACGAATTATTCCCCAACAATTGCCCTAACTCTAAGCAACTATAGTACAAAATGGACAAAACTTTAGTTCCCCTCATTAACATCTATCGATTGAGGCCACATACACACTTTTTCACCCACATGACAAAATACAAACCCTGTTGCTCATTTGGCAATTAAAAGCAGGGAGATCGAGATTATTTCACACCAAATCTCACACTTTCGATATTATCAAGTCATCCTGCACAAAAACAGTAACAAAAGCATACCCGAGGACAGGATCACTTGCCTCCAGTATGAGTACTTATTTCCATTCTCCCTGGTGTGGTGCAGAAATTTGTTGTTCTCCCACAATCTGAGTAGCTAGTTGCATCCCTTCCTTCTGTTGGGTGCTTTGTCATGAGGGCTTGTTAAGCAGAAAGTGCAGGAACTTTTCATATAGTAATATTCAATCTTTCAACCCAGTTCGGATCAAAAGGAATACTTGCATATCATCATTCTTCCATGTAGATATCAATAAGGAGATAATATATCACGGCACCTGAAAAATGAGAAGAATCATTTGTAGATCTTAAGATTTGCCAAGAATCTGGAGATTGGAAGTAATGGCCTCTTTTCATATTCCATAAACACATCAGTTGAGCTGGTGAACAAAAACAAATCATATGCAATGTAAAACATATTGGGAGAAAATCCAAGCACGATCTTTTAAGTGTCATGGAAACGAGGCAAACCTTTTTACATTCGTTGCTATTGCTGATTTCTGTTGGAATTAGCCCCTTGGATATAATTAGCTAATAGGACATCTAACTTTACCAACCAAAGAGCCACTGCTGATGAAGTTTGGGGGATCATAGGAAATAGTGCAACCATTTCCGCCCCAACAATATCCAAGTTTCGCATGCTATCACACTGAAACAACCAGTCTCTGTTAATGGCACCAACAAAATCAGCAAGAACCTGCACGACATCAAACACCGCAAATGACTTAGATGCAGCTTATAGCATCTGAGTGTGTGCTTGCATAGAAGAACATAAAGCTACTTAAACCTGCAAAAGCTCTGCTACGGTGGAGGTCCGTCTCAGTCTCTTCACCCAAAGTCGATGAGCAGACTTACTCCAAGCACCAATCAATGAGCCTTCAGGCATTATAGACTATATAAAGCAACAAGAAGAAGCTTCAGAGCAAAGAACAGAAAATAACAAACGCTTCATAAATGAAAAACCAAACATCGATTCATAAGAGAAGCCAATAGAGCAATGGGAGATAACTTAATAGGAACCAAACACATACTACAGTCTCAGAATCTTACCCTGGATAAGGCATAGTAGGTGAAATTTGTGCGGAAACTACTAGATAAGTACCAGACGATGTATCAATAACAgcatttcttttttacttaCAAGGGACTATTTGAAGAACCAAACTAGCAGAATGCAGGTGATGAAAATCTGGCTCGTTACGGAAAATGAATTAGCAGGATAACACCCACCTCAATAGTATGAACTGCAGCTTTTAGTGACTGCAACCGAGATGACAGAATTTTATGCTTTGGGAACACATTCACATCTTTTTCCGTACATGTGGCTGCATGAATTGCATATCTTTCCTCAAGCTCAAAGTCGAGTTCAAATGTTGTATGACAGATCTTACAGTGTTTCTCATCCCGCCAGTACAAATCATGACATCTTTCACATTTCACCAGCGAGTCAATAAAAGATCTCTTTCCAAGCTTTACACAATTCAGTTCCAAGTAGGTGTTCCATGTCCAAGCATCAAATGCTTTGAGCCTGCTCCATCTTCTCTTCTGTTCTTCtgttttctttccattttcaaGAACAATAGCACCAGGTAAAGGCATAGAATCTCCAATGGCCACTGTCAGGTTTAAGCAATTATCTACATCTGATATCGGAGATGAATTTGCTTCTGTACCCATGTCAAGCTCTGATTGACAAGACGAAGAAACAGACATAACCTCAGTGTGTTTAACTCCAGTTAACATTGCCTGGCAGATGAACACCTTTCGTTTGTCCAATGAATCAATAAGTGGTCCCTCTCGAGCACCTCTCTCATCTAAAACTGATAAAAGAGCACAAAAAGCCTGCATTGCATGTAGTAAGGCAAGATGTTAAattagaaagagagaaaaaagttCAAACAGTGGAAAATAGCTTTACTACAAGAAAAGGGCAAGAACCACACCTCTTCAGTATCTATCACCTCCCAGTGCCCATCTTCAGAAGATTCAAAGTACACCCTTTTGTGACCAGGATCATACTCATCACATGGGCCCAAAAAAAGCCAGTACCTATTATATCGACGATCAGATCCCAGAAAGACAGATTGCATGGGGTGTATATCCTCTGCAAGATCTGTTCCCTTTCTGCTACCTAGAGTTTTTCCTGAAGTACATAACTTTGACATAACTTCTTTGGAATCAACTGGGTGAGTTTCATGTGATGATTGATTTGTTCTTCCACCACGGTTGGACTCATATACCCAAGAAGGCCTAGTAACGTTCCATTGGTTTGCTGATGGcctctttatttttccccCTGAACCACAATATATAGCAGGGGCAGCATTTTCAGCCATGGCTATAGTTGGATCCTACATTGCAAAAGTGagcaatgaaaattcaatttagAGAAACGGCCGGCAAAATATGAGACATGCTAACCTATCTTTGCCAAAAAATACATAccaatgaaaataaaaagagaagcAAATGTTgcatttattataaaatgattTCTTTTACTTCTGAATCCCAAACAAAGGACAACTCCAACAGCAAGAACAGAGGGCAGATCATTAAACTTTCTTCCACAATGATGGCAATTTTTGAgacaattaaatattttcattgaTGTTCAAAGATAACCTTCCACCAAAGTGCACTAGGAAGTCCAATTCAATATTTAGAGCCCCCTTTAAAATTGGAACTGTGTAAAGCAATTTGAAACAAGTCATTTtatcaataaatttaaaatactgTTTAAGAAGGTAAACATTACCTCCATTCTAATACTGGATCCAGCACGAAGCAGATCGATTAAAGCCTCCAAGGCATTCAACTTCTCTTCAATGCTCAAATCCGAATATTCACCTTCCATAAGACCCAACAGCCAGGGTTCTCCAGGGTTACTCTCATCAATTTCACCATTTACAAAAAGCATGCTGTTTCTCCTTTTATAATGATTCATATGCTTTGATTTTCTATAACTAGGACTTTCTGATTCACATTCTGAATTGTTGCCGCTACTGCATAGGCCGCTCTCATCATGCTGATCATCAATAGTTCCCGAGTCCTCAGTATCCGAATGACAATCTCCATCATCTTTTGAGCCGAAATTCACACGTAAGCGATAGGTGGAAGATGAAATCTTTTCAAAAAGGGCTATATCACTCGACAAAGATGAACATATTGAATTTTCCAGTTCCTCAGTTGTACTGGAGATGTTCAATTCTGCAATCTGCAACAAAGTGGAAATACAAAGGTGATAAGCACAACTAAGTCGGTGGCCTTAGTTTCCAAAAGgacccttctttttttcctttctaagAGAAGTACCTGTGGAGATCTTGCCATTTCAGATACTTTCAGCCCATTATTTCCTTGTTGCAACAAAAGCCTGAACAATTCTCCCTTCAAAGTGCCAGGATGCAGTCCATACTTCCTCATACGGTTCAGTTCCTAGATAAAAGGTGGAGAAGTTTATTTCAGAAAGAAACAAAtgaatcattttattttttattcttttgtgAGAGGAGGAAGCTACCATCATCTAGCAGTCACTTAACATAAAATAAGGAGCACAATTTTACTTGTGAAAAAGATTATTAGAACTAGCTTGACCCAAACAAGTACAAAGTGAGCTCTTCATACTGATCTTCATATTCATATGGTGTACGGACAAAGGGAATATTCAGCTTATAAACCAGTGCATAAGATGAGTAGGAAACTGATATAATTACTGAAACAAAGAACCCATGAAGTAGTCCATGCCTTAGGAAATTAAGCAAGTCAgctaaaaagaaagaatcctGATATAACTTTCTCAGGTTATTATGAAGCTAATATCTCTGCTTTACTCAAGAAGATGATTAATGTTGAATCCAGAGGCTGATTCTCAGCATATATGAGACTAAAGAAGGGTCATGAACACAGTGTAAACATGCCAAATCAAATCTCACGACACTCTGCTATTCTAAGAATAATTTGCCCCCCAGTTTCAGCAACTTATATTTATTCTGAAAATTTCATGTGTTTCAAAGTCAAAAGTGGAGCACAGTAAGCAAAGATACTTCAGAATATCATTCTTTAACAAGCGCAAGATATACCTACCTCGTCAATGACTTCTCGCTGCAACGAACCTTGATTTGAACCAAAACCTGCAGCTACTGATACTTGCCGCAATACTTCTGGCCAGGTCAGAGGGTTCAGAAACTTCTTCCAAAATTCCACAACAATTTCCTGATTCTCGACCTGCCAGTTCCAGAAATCCAAAATTTGAAACATCACCTTCTTTGCTCAATGAGAGAAGTTCATtacatcaaaagaaaaaatctataTTTGGAAATATAGACGCACTTATGATTGATCAATCAGGAAAGCTGTTGTCACATGGCAAgtaattttatcataaaaacATCTCATCAATTCTTTTTGTTATCAGTCTCccataatttaaatttacttGAATTATATCtttgaaaaaaggaaaaataccTTAAAGTTAGATTTGTAGAAAATCTGTAAATATCTCAGAATTGTCTTCTTATACCAACTCTCAAAATCCAAAAGGCAACCTATACAatgtttttccattttttttcttttctttctgttCACTAATTCTACAAAGCCTACTTACATATTCAGCATCAAACCATCATGGAGAACATAAAAGGTCAAACAGCTAGCTTTTCTATCTACTATTTTGATCTATCTTCAACTAACTGGATTGGAAGCTTCAACAAAGACATTCTTTCCTCAGAAATTTAAGCAAACTTGTTTACTATCTGATCATAGCATCTAAATTCAAGAATGAGAATGGAACCTTATCCAAACACTGATGCCAGCTCACAAATAATTTAATGGTTAAAGACAATGAATTTTCCATATTCCAGATCTATTCAAAAGAGTCAGCACTGTCAAAATGTAATTCATCTGAATATAAGCAGGCCTTAGCAGAACAAATTTATTCCGAAAATTATTCAGACCTACGCCCAAAATGTCAATGGAAATGTAGTTCGACAGTATTGCTGGAAGACACAAAAAcctaaaaagtatatatttctTCACAACTTAACAGACAGGAAACAGGACAGAGCAATGGAAATGGTAAAATGCAAACAGAGGAAAACCCAAGAGATCAAAGATTCTGTTGGAAAGGCACATGCAAGATTTTTCACTCACCGAATGGATTAATGCCAAGAACTTGCAGGATTTGCTTGAATGATGCAAAGGTCCACCACTGAGCTCCAAATCAATGTCAACAAAGAGAAGTTCGAGCAGGGCAACATGTATTTTTCCAAGTAATAATGAATCCTGTGGGTACATGATCAAAAGGGCAAACAAACAATGGACAAAGGTCACCCACCATTCTAACATAATAGCACATAAAGCTGTTAAGACAGAATAATCTAACAAATATAACTGAGCCAATGCTCAGAAATAACCTTATCATGAAAAGCTTGGGCAAACTCATCGAGTGTAAATGAGTTGATATCAAGCATCACACTATATGTataaaggaaatgaaaagccTGCACAAacagaaaaaacaaaagattaTGAGACTTTGAAGCCGTCTCGAGAAACAATTGATAGTTACATATAAATTAACGATAAAAATTACAGCAACAATTAGCTGGAATTGTGTATCTAAGTGACTATTCTATATCATTGACAGAAATGATCCaaatatttgatattaataaaaatctaGTCTAGTGGCTTCTAATGATATTCAAAGATGCAGCAGATAGCTCTGATCTTCTTGCGGCACATACATCAGCAGAGCACATTTCCTAGTACTTGTTCAAGCAATCCACAGCTCTCAAAGAACATGAATTCCCATTTAACAGAAACTAAAGAATCATAAGTCACAAGCAATATTGAGCCTATGATTCAACATATTTGGCAAAGATGTATTTGTAGAAAAAAAAGTCAACCTAGTCTCGAGGGAAAATGGCTCAGCATCAACAAGAATGACTATAACCAACTTAAGACCCACCAACCTTGAAGAGCTTCTTAACCATCTCCAGAGAGGAATCCCAAGGTTGGATTGAGAAAGGCTTCTTCATCTTAACAGAAATAGGAGGGAATTTTGGCAGTAGATCTGCAGAACATAATAAATCTAGGATTGAATGAATTTTGGTCTAGAAGAATCAATGGAAAAAATTGCAGATGACTaagataaaatatttattatgcaTAACATCCCCAATATATATGCAGGCACACACACATGTATAGATATATTCGGAGCACATTTTTAAAGTCGACCTTTGCACAGTGAACAGCCACGCAATGCATCTGAAGCTAAATGATCACAACTCGAAAGTGGATTTGGTCCTGTTCGCGACTCTCTCAGCTCCAACTCCTCATCATCCACTCGCACGGCAAATAGATCAACGTGTTCTTGGGTTGTTACTGACTCCAAAGCAAGCTTACATTTTTCCTTAGGAGGTGGTTTTAGGAAGGAATCCTGGTTGCGCTGCACCCGGCACATGGAAAACAACTTTAATACTGCACTAAATCTGACCTGAATCAGAGGCTAATGGCAGAACTTActaacctttttctttttcctaatgggcttcttcttctccagtAATTTGTCTCTTAGTCTTCTCTGTTTCTAAAGGCCAGAACATGTTGAGAGTACTCATAATGTCAGAATAGCCAATATCTTATagataactgaaaaaaatcaaactctCAGAGAACTTTGTTCAAATACAATGTgtgaaaatcaaataaaatgaatagCTAGTACAGAGCACAACAGAGGAATAACTTACAGCAAGAATTTCTTGTCTTGTTGGCCTTTTGCTATGACATAAAGGCTTTCGAGAACTTGATATTCGACGTGTACAACTATTTCTTTCAAGAAAATCAATTCCACTAGGTAAGTCTCCGCCATTAGGGTTTGTGGCTCGCCAAACAGTCATCAACCCTTTGCCCATTCCATGTCTCCTCTCTGGACAACTGATAGGTCCATCAGTGATAGCCATGGTTGAATTGTCATGAACCTGTAAAATCAAAGGCTTTAATGCTTAACATCTGAAAGATTAAACAAGAGAAAGGATGCATAACAGGGCCTAGAAACACCAAATAATCTCACTAGACAACATTGAACAGtacctttctctttctcgtCTTGTGAAGGGTCTCGTGGAAAGCAAGGTCCTCACAAGATCCTATAAATTGTTATAGAATTTCCACGATACAAAAACACCAATTTACCAATATGCAATTGCAAAGGAAAAatagaaggaagaaaaaataatcgaTACGACAATATAAGTTGCAACGAAATCAACTAAGCAAGATGTACCAAACTGATGCGAACTGCATTCCTTATTGAAGACATGCTAATGTTGACAATTGAGATCATGACCCAGAGAACAAAAGATTACTAAAGAAACTTTGAGGAAAataagataatatataatcAAGCAACGCACAAGAAAAACAAAGGGATCAAACTGAgatgtaaaattaaaaatcctTTCATTTACAGAACAACACAGAGCCTGCAATATACCTGCATTTGAATTGAATGCTCGAGCAGGGAGAGAATCAAACTCTATGCCAAGGGGAGGACCATCCTTGCGGAACACCTTTTGCATAATGTACTCGGGTGTGAACAACATATCCTGAAGACAAATGGGCCTTTTCAATCTCTTAGCTTTAGCAATCCTTCTATCTGCTGAAGTTGTAAGTTCACGTCTCAAAGTTAATGAATCAGCTGCCCTGCCTTTACTTCCCATAGAGAGCTCTCGCCGCTTAATCTTCTTAGTGGCAATACTAACCTCACCTTTTCTTCTAGAAACCAGAGCTTCCTTACTTGAACAGGGCAAACTATCTATTTCATTGCCCTTCTTatctctcctcctcttctccgAAAACCATTGCTGCACTTGTTTCAGTGTCAATCCCAATGCCACCGCATACTCCTCCATAGCCCTTGGTGTGGGACACTTGTCATCTgattgataaataaaataatttagagAATGCCATCATCATAGAACAGGTACACAGTTACATGTTCTTGGACATAAACAGGTAGTCTCAGAACAACTGCAGGGGCAGACAACCCGTCGACATTGACAAATGTCACCATCTATTGGTCAAAATAACTGACTGAGATGAAAGTTAATCGGTACAAATAGTAACACTAATAACGTTGACATTACAAATCGAAAAAGGCAATGTCTGGAGTCAATGACCATTAACACGGAGCAAAGAGAGGATGAAAAACAAGCTAGCCTTGAACAAGGTAATCCTTGTAAATGGTTTTTAAGAAGAGAAAGTATCGAAATACAGAGTACATAACCACACTACCTGAATAAAAGTCCTCCAGGGCTTGAACCTGCAGTGGCGTTTTCCTCTTCGTTACCATGCTCCCAGCTTCCCACGGACTGCAATTCTCAAGCTAATTGACTGAAGTCTCCATCACTCTGAAGAAGCCATATAAGCAGACTGTCAGTCCTAGGGAAGCAAAAAGAATTGCCAAAGTATTAAAGCTTTCCAAGCAATGCTTCTCAACGGAAATGATCATCATCTACCCTCATCGAGCGCGAATTTCACCAAGCAACAAACAAgtggaagaagaataagaggacgaagaagaagaagaagaagaaagcgaGTCCATCAAACGTGGAAAATCGATTCACACGCGACGGAACACACCATTGGCGCCAGAAATGAGGCGGCAAAGGAACCGAAGCGACATTTCCGACAACTCCATTTCGCTTCCTACGGACACGGATAGCCTCATCCACCACTTCATTCGTACAATCACCGGCAAGGACAAGAGGTTACGCACCTGAGCATCAGAACATGTGGCAGTGCAAATGAACcagtagcagcagcagcaaattCACTCCCAGTATCAGCACAGGACTGTGACAGCAGCTCCTCCGAGGCTCCCGGGAGCAAGACAGTCATCTGTCAATGGCGGTTCGCCTAAGAAGAAcagagggaggaggaggaagaagaaggagatggAGGGAGTGGGGTCTGACCCTCCGCACCTGGGCAATGGAGATTTTAGCAGTAGGGTTTTGGGTTTTATCTTTttagatatttatttatatttattatttattattttttcttttttttgtaggGTTTTTCGTCCGTaaaaatatcttctttttttcattttttcccaACTTTTCTCTCCCTAGCTTTGTGCTTTATATCTGCCACGTCATCTTCACTTCCTGGGCCTTGCTTGGGGCTCGGGTCAGTTGTTGGGCCGAGGCCCAAACTGGAAGGAGTTCTTTGCTTAAGGTTCAGACCGAGGCCCAATTTTGTGGGCCGATCGTCTTTGGCCCAGCCCGATAGCACGGCCTGGCATGATGAAATCGTGCTTAGGCCGAGCCTTATTGTCCCGTACCGTTTCCGGCTGGTGCAATTATGCCGGTCCCGTTTTGTACGCGAGAAttgaatgaaatgaaaatgaatgaattttgGCCAGGCACGGCGTGATAGCCCTATAAGTATTGTCAACGAGTCGACCCAACACGATAAGACCTAATGATTGAATAGATGACGATACATCGTTGTTGTGAGGATATTCTGTGGGTATCTTGTCTTGAAGTCAAAATAACAATACTGCATTTTATTTTCGTGTTTGCATGCTGTGTTGTGTTGCCAGCTGAGTATTTTATTACATGTCGAACTGGCATCTCATGGTTTATTAAGTTATAGTGTCCTGCCATGCCAAATGGGTCCGGTCCAACAACACAGGCGTATAATAATTAATGgcccgtttgatttcgcaatctgattttaactctaactttaactctactcactgtacaataaaagtcaacaacacaattattactttttcattttttttcaatttttaaccatttaattcaatttttaatattaattatttcaactattcattacttttttaacgattcaacaatacaatcattactttttttcaactattcgttatttttttcccattttttctcataattcaacatcacaatcattataaatcaattaaaatcaaaactcaactcaactcaactctaaaaccaaacacactataaGTCATCCATCAACTTATAAAACTTCAtctcttaattagaattaGTTGATTATTcacttaaattaaataattattctaTATTATATACCAATTGAAATAATGATAACTCatccattaattttaatttatgataaaagtttaaaatggCAATCTCAAACctcttaattaaaattaattgattaatcacATAATTTCAAATGAGTCTAACATGTGAactatatttatatgcataGCAAATGGAATAGTTAAGaaatacacaaaaaaaaaaatcagcgCACGACCCAGGTTATATTTTGTCAGAGCTTCATATCATagatgaaattaaaatttatacaaCATTTGACAACTATGAAAATGAGTGCAAATGGATGTTATGTCTTTAGGTCGAATTTTGCCTCCTTATGTATCTTCAATAGTCACCCGGATATTCCTATATTTTGACGTTATAATGGCATCTCATTAtccatcaaaagaaaaatcatccAATTTTTAGATGTTGattgaaatttataaatattgatttaagtctcaaaattattaataactCCTATATCAACattataaaattacaaaaaaattacaaagaaaTGGATTAaataatgcatatatataagtaaaattgtaTCCTATTGTAATAAATGCTCTCTCAtcaatagaaaatttatttaaataatatattaaaaattaagaaaattgatttaatCAAATCAAGCCTAATTATGAAAATCCAATATCTTCTCGGTTTATTAGAAAATgctcaattcaaaaattaagtGACAATTAGG
This region includes:
- the LOC116187940 gene encoding homeobox-DDT domain protein RLT3; this encodes MVTKRKTPLQVQALEDFYSDDKCPTPRAMEEYAVALGLTLKQVQQWFSEKRRRDKKGNEIDSLPCSSKEALVSRRKGEVSIATKKIKRRELSMGSKGRAADSLTLRRELTTSADRRIAKAKRLKRPICLQDMLFTPEYIMQKVFRKDGPPLGIEFDSLPARAFNSNAGSCEDLAFHETLHKTRKRKVHDNSTMAITDGPISCPERRHGMGKGLMTVWRATNPNGGDLPSGIDFLERNSCTRRISSSRKPLCHSKRPTRQEILAKQRRLRDKLLEKKKPIRKKKKRNQDSFLKPPPKEKCKLALESVTTQEHVDLFAVRVDDEELELRESRTGPNPLSSCDHLASDALRGCSLCKDLLPKFPPISVKMKKPFSIQPWDSSLEMVKKLFKAFHFLYTYSVMLDINSFTLDEFAQAFHDKDSLLLGKIHVALLELLFVDIDLELSGGPLHHSSKSCKFLALIHSVENQEIVVEFWKKFLNPLTWPEVLRQVSVAAGFGSNQGSLQREVIDEELNRMRKYGLHPGTLKGELFRLLLQQGNNGLKVSEMARSPQIAELNISSTTEELENSICSSLSSDIALFEKISSSTYRLRVNFGSKDDGDCHSDTEDSGTIDDQHDESGLCSSGNNSECESESPSYRKSKHMNHYKRRNSMLFVNGEIDESNPGEPWLLGLMEGEYSDLSIEEKLNALEALIDLLRAGSSIRMEDPTIAMAENAAPAIYCGSGGKIKRPSANQWNVTRPSWVYESNRGGRTNQSSHETHPVDSKEVMSKLCTSGKTLGSRKGTDLAEDIHPMQSVFLGSDRRYNRYWLFLGPCDEYDPGHKRVYFESSEDGHWEVIDTEEAFCALLSVLDERGAREGPLIDSLDKRKVFICQAMLTGVKHTEVMSVSSSCQSELDMGTEANSSPISDVDNCLNLTVAIGDSMPLPGAIVLENGKKTEEQKRRWSRLKAFDAWTWNTYLELNCVKLGKRSFIDSLVKCERCHDLYWRDEKHCKICHTTFELDFELEERYAIHAATCTEKDVNVFPKHKILSSRLQSLKAAVHTIESIMPEGSLIGAWSKSAHRLWVKRLRRTSTVAELLQVLADFVGAINRDWLFQCDSMRNLDIVGAEMVALFPMIPQTSSAVALWLVKLDVLLANYIQGANSNRNQQ